A window from Prosthecochloris marina encodes these proteins:
- the coaD gene encoding pantetheine-phosphate adenylyltransferase, with translation MKKLAIYPGTFDPFTNGHLDVLERALTIFEQVIVVIAENSSKKTLFSVEERSEMIETVTETLPGTTVEVLHGGLLAEYAHAAGAAAIVRGVRQVKDFEYEFQMSLLNRHLNPEVTTVFLMPNVNYTYVASSIIREVSLLGGDVSKFVHPHVLTMLQKKFEEHNT, from the coding sequence ATGAAAAAGCTTGCTATTTACCCAGGTACTTTCGACCCTTTTACGAATGGTCATCTGGACGTGCTTGAGCGGGCGCTGACGATTTTCGAGCAGGTTATCGTTGTTATTGCGGAAAACAGTTCGAAAAAAACTCTTTTTTCGGTCGAAGAGCGCTCTGAGATGATTGAAACTGTCACGGAAACTCTTCCCGGAACAACAGTGGAAGTGTTGCATGGTGGCCTTCTTGCTGAATATGCACATGCAGCCGGTGCAGCCGCGATAGTCCGCGGTGTACGTCAGGTAAAGGACTTTGAGTACGAGTTTCAGATGTCGCTTCTCAACAGGCATTTGAATCCCGAAGTTACTACGGTTTTTCTTATGCCTAATGTCAACTATACGTATGTGGCTTCTTCAATTATCAGAGAGGTTTCCTTACTTGGAGGGGATGTAAGCAAATTCGTTCATCCTCACGTATTGACGATGCTACAGAAAAAATTTGAGGAACATAATACCTGA
- the rsmD gene encoding 16S rRNA (guanine(966)-N(2))-methyltransferase RsmD codes for MQIQSGRYKGKKLQRSTTGSIRPCSSRVKKSLFDILSVRMDLAGIKVLDLFAGFGSLGYEALSRGAGEVCFVDSSVQSLTSLRETASELGIASEVRIVKKEVVRFVKTEKNTYDLVFCDPPYNWKDYRGLIREIFNRGLVTENGVLLVEHSNRHSFEDEPQYAFHKDYGMTRVSFFS; via the coding sequence GTGCAGATACAGTCAGGCAGATACAAGGGGAAAAAACTGCAGCGTAGCACAACCGGTTCTATCCGTCCCTGCAGCAGCAGGGTGAAAAAATCTCTGTTCGATATACTTTCCGTACGGATGGATCTTGCAGGGATTAAGGTCCTCGATCTTTTTGCCGGTTTTGGTTCACTTGGTTATGAAGCATTGAGCCGTGGTGCCGGAGAGGTTTGTTTTGTTGATAGCAGTGTTCAGTCTTTGACGTCATTGCGGGAAACTGCGAGTGAACTGGGGATAGCATCAGAGGTGAGGATCGTCAAAAAAGAGGTTGTTCGGTTCGTTAAGACCGAAAAAAACACTTATGATCTTGTTTTTTGTGACCCACCTTACAACTGGAAAGATTACAGAGGCCTGATTCGGGAGATTTTCAACCGTGGCCTGGTTACGGAAAACGGCGTTCTGCTTGTTGAACACAGTAATCGTCACAGTTTTGAAGATGAACCACAGTATGCTTTTCATAAAGATTACGGGATGACGAGAGTTTCTTTTTTTTCCTAA
- a CDS encoding transketolase codes for MAKNIKPYPADKKGQVVTLESIGELKEMACQVRRDVVRMLTKAASGHTGGSLGMADVFTSLYFKIMRYDPHDSGKTADMDMLFLSNGHIVPVWYSVLARSGYFQLEELHSLRQINSYLQGHPASEAGLPGIHMASGSLGQGLSAAVGAALGKRMDGCSGDVFCLMGDGECQEGQIWEAAMSAAHYGLGNLVGIVDYNNQQIDGEVSDVMNIEPFTEKWRSFGWDVHQCDGNDIEDIVAVTKKVREKKERVKPAVILAVTVMGKGVPFFEGTMPDNTNWHGKPPSPEQCEQALEILGETSFGDF; via the coding sequence ATGGCAAAAAATATCAAGCCTTATCCTGCAGATAAAAAAGGACAGGTTGTCACGCTGGAATCAATTGGGGAACTGAAGGAAATGGCCTGTCAGGTGCGGCGGGACGTCGTGCGTATGCTCACCAAGGCGGCATCGGGTCATACAGGGGGCTCGTTGGGCATGGCGGATGTTTTTACCTCTCTGTATTTCAAAATCATGCGGTATGACCCGCATGATTCCGGCAAAACCGCTGACATGGATATGCTTTTTCTTTCAAACGGCCATATTGTTCCTGTATGGTATAGTGTTCTCGCCAGGAGTGGTTATTTTCAGCTTGAAGAACTTCATTCGTTACGTCAGATCAACAGCTATCTTCAGGGGCATCCTGCTTCAGAAGCAGGCTTGCCGGGAATACATATGGCTTCAGGTTCTCTTGGACAGGGGCTTTCAGCTGCTGTCGGCGCGGCTCTGGGAAAGCGTATGGACGGGTGTTCCGGGGATGTGTTCTGCCTCATGGGGGATGGTGAGTGTCAGGAAGGCCAGATATGGGAGGCTGCGATGAGTGCTGCGCATTACGGGCTTGGTAATCTTGTCGGTATTGTCGATTACAATAATCAGCAAATCGATGGAGAGGTTAGCGATGTTATGAATATCGAGCCTTTTACCGAAAAATGGAGATCCTTTGGCTGGGATGTTCATCAGTGTGACGGCAATGATATCGAGGATATTGTTGCTGTAACAAAAAAAGTCCGGGAAAAAAAAGAGAGGGTAAAACCAGCGGTTATTCTTGCCGTTACGGTTATGGGTAAAGGTGTTCCTTTTTTTGAAGGCACTATGCCGGATAATACGAATTGGCATGGTAAACCTCCTTCTCCGGAGCAGTGTGAGCAAGCTCTTGAAATATTGGGAGAAACGTCTTTCGGTGATTTTTAA
- a CDS encoding DedA family protein, translating into MLESIVEYLRSADPVAIYIFLFFISFLENVVPPIPGDVPVAFVGYLTFSSDIDFWLSVAFASAGSTLGFMLMFLVSRKIGLRIYAPGESRVRHGLVKAIHKMFPPDQMEAARQRFSTHGYFAVLINRFLFGYRAVISVMSGFLHLNVTGVCAAALASSIVWYVLLLRGGYLLGENWQWIGAYMAVYSIPLTLVFLVVVFVALFRYLKGRGKKGRI; encoded by the coding sequence ATGCTCGAAAGTATTGTAGAATATCTTCGGTCCGCAGATCCTGTTGCGATATACATTTTCCTGTTTTTCATATCTTTTCTGGAGAACGTCGTGCCCCCGATTCCGGGGGATGTGCCCGTAGCGTTTGTCGGTTATCTTACGTTCTCCAGTGATATTGATTTCTGGTTGTCCGTTGCTTTTGCATCGGCCGGGTCAACCCTGGGTTTCATGCTGATGTTTCTTGTCAGCCGAAAGATCGGACTCAGGATATATGCTCCGGGGGAGAGCAGGGTCAGGCATGGCCTGGTAAAAGCAATTCACAAAATGTTTCCTCCTGATCAGATGGAAGCAGCTCGACAGCGCTTTTCGACGCACGGTTATTTTGCCGTTTTGATCAACCGGTTCCTTTTCGGTTACCGTGCGGTCATATCGGTGATGTCGGGGTTCCTGCATCTTAACGTGACGGGGGTTTGTGCAGCAGCCCTCGCAAGTTCAATCGTTTGGTACGTACTTCTGCTCCGTGGAGGATATCTTTTGGGTGAAAACTGGCAGTGGATCGGAGCGTATATGGCGGTGTACAGCATACCCCTCACCCTTGTTTTTCTTGTTGTTGTGTTTGTTGCTCTTTTCAGGTATCTGAAAGGGCGGGGAAAAAAGGGGCGCATATAG
- the purC gene encoding phosphoribosylaminoimidazolesuccinocarboxamide synthase, translating into MNKTKLLHEGKAKKVFLTDSNDLVIQEFKDDATAFNNKKKGTISNKGVVNNAVSCKLFTYLSENGISTHFVEKLSDRDMLCKYLEIIMVEVVVRNVAAGSLVRRYGFEEGTKLENPIIELYLKDDDLDDPLMNDSHAVALGLATYEELDILKEQAAKINTLMKSFFAERKLNLVDFKLEFGRHKGEILLGDEISPDTCRFWDLDTGEKMDKDRFRFDLGGVEDAYSEVEKRVLDLK; encoded by the coding sequence ATGAATAAAACCAAGCTTCTTCACGAAGGAAAAGCAAAGAAAGTTTTTCTGACCGATAGTAATGACCTTGTTATTCAGGAATTCAAAGATGACGCCACTGCTTTCAATAACAAGAAAAAAGGTACGATCAGCAACAAGGGGGTTGTCAACAACGCAGTTTCCTGTAAACTTTTTACCTATCTCTCTGAAAACGGGATATCGACCCATTTTGTAGAGAAGCTCTCGGACAGGGATATGCTTTGCAAATATCTTGAAATTATAATGGTAGAGGTAGTTGTGAGGAATGTCGCTGCCGGGTCTCTTGTAAGGCGTTATGGTTTCGAGGAAGGGACCAAACTTGAAAACCCGATTATCGAGCTTTATTTGAAAGATGATGATCTCGATGATCCCTTGATGAACGACAGTCATGCTGTTGCACTCGGGTTGGCTACCTATGAGGAGCTTGATATACTCAAAGAGCAGGCAGCAAAGATCAACACGCTTATGAAAAGTTTTTTTGCCGAGAGAAAGCTCAATCTGGTTGATTTCAAGCTTGAGTTTGGTCGGCATAAGGGTGAGATTCTTCTTGGTGACGAGATAAGTCCTGATACATGCCGTTTCTGGGATCTCGATACAGGTGAAAAAATGGACAAAGACCGGTTTCGGTTTGATCTTGGAGGAGTGGAGGATGCCTATTCGGAGGTTGAAAAAAGAGTTCTTGACCTGAAATAG
- a CDS encoding EamA family transporter: protein MKTFHLYLSLIITVSIVGSLPILEKITLAKMNITQMIFYRSLSQTLILGVVVWFCGSSLSSGIPIKYTVYALLQGVAITIMLFFYFSAIKTTDVSFVYPLIAASPLITYILAIVVLNEPFNIIRLSGVILVIGGIILILHSK, encoded by the coding sequence ATGAAAACATTTCACCTTTATCTTTCGCTCATCATAACCGTGTCGATAGTAGGATCACTGCCGATTCTTGAGAAAATAACTCTGGCAAAGATGAATATCACGCAAATGATTTTCTATCGAAGCCTCTCGCAAACGCTTATTCTGGGTGTTGTCGTCTGGTTCTGCGGTTCCTCACTATCAAGCGGTATCCCGATAAAATATACCGTATATGCGCTTCTACAGGGAGTCGCCATCACAATTATGTTGTTCTTCTACTTTTCGGCAATTAAAACAACCGATGTTTCTTTTGTATACCCACTCATCGCTGCTTCCCCCCTAATAACCTACATACTGGCAATCGTTGTTCTCAACGAGCCATTCAATATCATTCGATTGTCGGGAGTAATTCTGGTTATTGGAGGTATAATATTGATTCTTCACAGCAAGTGA
- a CDS encoding endonuclease/exonuclease/phosphatase family protein: MQKQVALITMVSGFLLSLLLPVPLAYADDNRLSIMWWNVENLFDTDDDPVTEDSDFTPGGKKRWTKKKLLLKCMRLSHIIKVVQHQKGSYPDILVLCEVENQQVFNRLLSFLPKNRYKTAYHDSDDPRGIDIALAYDSTSVALDSTFSRKIDLKGKNTRDITLYSFSANSNPFFLLVNHWPSRALDTAWSEPKRLLAAEAARSIIDSLMSTSTHADIVVMGDFNDEPHDRSIREILGATTDKKAFMENPEKKLLNCWGELDEKGSCHFGGRWLKFDQVMVSSGLFDEKGLSLSENAFSCFHIPHMQTGRSARPNATYKGPKYLGGYSDHFPMLFEAITR, translated from the coding sequence ATGCAAAAACAAGTAGCACTCATAACCATGGTATCAGGGTTCCTGCTTTCCCTGTTATTGCCAGTCCCCCTTGCCTATGCTGATGATAACAGACTATCAATCATGTGGTGGAACGTGGAAAACCTGTTCGACACCGATGACGATCCTGTGACCGAGGACAGCGACTTCACGCCCGGAGGTAAAAAACGATGGACTAAAAAAAAGCTCCTGTTGAAATGCATGCGGCTCTCGCACATCATAAAGGTTGTGCAACATCAAAAAGGCTCTTATCCTGACATCCTTGTTCTCTGTGAAGTTGAAAATCAGCAGGTTTTCAACCGGCTGCTCTCGTTCCTCCCGAAAAATCGTTACAAAACAGCCTATCATGACTCGGATGATCCAAGGGGGATCGATATTGCGCTCGCCTATGATTCTACAAGCGTCGCTCTTGACAGCACCTTTTCCCGGAAAATCGACCTCAAAGGCAAAAACACAAGAGACATTACCCTGTACAGTTTTTCGGCAAACAGCAATCCTTTTTTCCTGCTGGTCAACCACTGGCCGTCGAGAGCGCTTGACACAGCATGGTCGGAACCAAAGAGGCTGCTCGCTGCCGAAGCAGCAAGGTCGATCATCGACAGCCTCATGAGCACATCAACTCATGCCGATATCGTCGTTATGGGAGATTTCAACGACGAACCCCATGACAGATCGATACGCGAAATCCTGGGGGCAACTACCGATAAAAAAGCCTTCATGGAAAACCCGGAAAAAAAGTTGCTTAACTGCTGGGGAGAACTGGACGAAAAAGGCAGCTGCCATTTCGGGGGACGATGGTTGAAATTCGATCAGGTCATGGTTTCATCCGGGCTTTTCGATGAGAAAGGACTGTCACTTTCAGAAAATGCATTTTCCTGCTTTCACATCCCGCATATGCAAACCGGGAGAAGCGCACGCCCCAATGCAACCTACAAGGGGCCGAAGTACTTGGGCGGATATTCGGACCACTTCCCCATGCTTTTCGAAGCCATAACACGGTGA
- a CDS encoding sodium-translocating pyrophosphatase, which translates to MDNQLILYAVPLSGIIALLYALFKAGWVSKQDSGTQEMATIAGHIADGAVAFLKREYKVLVIFVISVAVLLGFANSGRPDSSPIIAVSFIVGAICSGLAGYFGMKVATKANVRTTHAAREGLSRALNVAFSGGLVMGLSVVGLGILGLSTLFIIYNNQFSEINQVINLISGFSLGASSIALFARVGGGIYTKAADVGADLAGKVYEGIPEDDPRNPATIADNVGDNVGDVAGMGADLFESYVGSIIGTMVLGAAFVPVFDSMGISPIAGVILPLVIAAVGIIVSILGSFFVKVKEGGNPQTGLNTGEFGASFIMAVLSYFIITNILPSTWTVSGVTYTSLNVFFAVIIGLAAGVLIGLITEYYCSTHHKPVVNIAYQSVTGSATNIIAGLGTGMMSTGLPIIVLSAAIIGSHYFAGLYGIAIAALGMLSVTGIQLAVDAYGPISDNAGGIAEMSKLPPEVRERTDKLDAVGNTTAAIGKGFAIGSAALTALALFAAFRQQAGVESIDISKPVIMAGLLLGAMLPFVFSALAMGAVGRAARDMITEVGRQFNEIPGLREGTTPAEFAHCVDISTKAAIREMILPGTLGVLVPVVVGFVSKDMLGGLLAGVTSSGVLLAIFQSNAGGAWDNAKKRIEGNIEFDGVTYGKGTEAHKAAVVGDTVGDPFKDTSGPSLNILMKLIAVVALVIAPLI; encoded by the coding sequence ATGGACAACCAATTGATTCTTTATGCAGTACCCCTTTCCGGCATCATCGCATTACTGTATGCTTTGTTCAAAGCCGGATGGGTATCAAAACAGGACAGCGGAACCCAGGAAATGGCAACGATTGCCGGGCACATCGCCGACGGAGCGGTTGCTTTTCTTAAACGAGAGTACAAGGTTCTGGTGATTTTTGTTATTTCCGTTGCGGTCCTGCTGGGCTTTGCCAACAGCGGCAGACCTGACTCTTCCCCGATTATAGCGGTAAGCTTCATCGTTGGCGCTATCTGCTCAGGACTTGCCGGCTACTTCGGCATGAAAGTCGCAACCAAGGCAAACGTCAGAACAACCCATGCCGCACGGGAAGGATTGTCAAGGGCGCTGAACGTTGCATTCTCAGGAGGCCTTGTCATGGGGCTTTCAGTTGTCGGCCTGGGCATACTCGGACTCTCTACTCTCTTCATTATCTACAACAACCAGTTTTCCGAAATCAATCAGGTAATCAATCTCATTTCAGGCTTTTCCCTGGGCGCCTCGTCGATCGCACTCTTTGCACGTGTAGGAGGAGGAATCTATACCAAGGCGGCTGACGTCGGTGCCGATCTTGCGGGTAAAGTCTACGAGGGAATCCCTGAAGACGATCCGAGAAATCCGGCAACCATTGCCGATAACGTCGGCGATAACGTTGGTGATGTAGCCGGTATGGGAGCCGATCTTTTTGAAAGCTATGTCGGTTCGATCATCGGAACCATGGTTCTCGGTGCAGCATTTGTTCCGGTCTTCGACAGCATGGGGATCTCACCGATCGCCGGAGTGATCCTTCCGCTTGTCATAGCCGCTGTTGGTATCATCGTATCGATTCTCGGCTCGTTTTTTGTGAAGGTTAAAGAGGGAGGAAATCCTCAAACCGGTCTTAATACCGGCGAATTCGGCGCCTCTTTTATCATGGCTGTACTGAGTTATTTCATTATCACGAACATCCTGCCATCGACATGGACGGTCAGCGGTGTCACGTATACCTCTCTCAATGTGTTTTTCGCGGTTATCATAGGCCTTGCCGCCGGTGTTCTTATCGGTCTTATTACCGAATATTACTGTTCGACACACCATAAACCTGTCGTAAACATCGCCTATCAAAGCGTTACCGGTTCAGCAACAAACATTATTGCCGGTCTCGGTACGGGTATGATGTCAACCGGTCTTCCGATTATCGTTCTTTCAGCCGCAATTATCGGATCTCACTACTTTGCCGGCCTCTATGGCATAGCCATCGCGGCGCTTGGCATGCTTTCCGTCACCGGTATCCAGCTCGCTGTCGATGCTTACGGTCCGATTTCGGACAATGCCGGTGGTATTGCCGAAATGTCCAAACTTCCGCCGGAAGTACGCGAAAGAACCGATAAACTCGACGCTGTCGGCAACACAACCGCAGCTATCGGAAAAGGATTCGCTATCGGCAGTGCAGCCCTTACCGCTCTTGCTCTTTTTGCAGCATTCCGCCAACAGGCAGGCGTTGAGTCTATCGACATATCGAAACCGGTCATCATGGCAGGTCTGCTTCTTGGAGCCATGCTTCCGTTTGTGTTCAGCGCCCTTGCCATGGGAGCTGTAGGCCGTGCTGCCCGGGATATGATCACCGAAGTCGGTCGTCAGTTCAACGAAATTCCCGGCCTGAGAGAAGGAACCACCCCGGCCGAGTTCGCTCACTGTGTCGATATCTCTACAAAAGCGGCTATTCGCGAAATGATTCTTCCCGGAACTCTCGGTGTCCTTGTACCTGTTGTCGTTGGTTTCGTTTCAAAGGATATGCTTGGCGGACTGCTTGCAGGGGTAACATCTTCAGGTGTGCTGCTTGCCATATTCCAGTCCAACGCCGGAGGCGCGTGGGATAACGCCAAAAAACGCATTGAAGGCAATATCGAGTTTGACGGTGTAACCTACGGCAAAGGCACCGAAGCTCACAAAGCCGCAGTTGTCGGAGATACCGTTGGTGATCCGTTCAAGGATACAAGTGGACCGAGCCTCAATATTCTCATGAAGCTCATCGCAGTTGTCGCACTGGTTATAGCCCCGCTTATTTAG